One window from the genome of Synechococcus sp. PROS-7-1 encodes:
- the rplX gene encoding 50S ribosomal protein L24, with protein sequence MAAATSQSAPTQRIKMRLRKGDTVQVIAGKDKGKTGEVLRTLPNENRVIVEGVNMRTRHVKPTQEGESGRIVTEEASLHASNVMLYSTTKKVASRVELITEKDGSKKRRLKKTGEVID encoded by the coding sequence ATGGCCGCTGCAACATCCCAATCAGCACCGACCCAGCGCATCAAGATGCGTCTGCGCAAAGGCGACACCGTTCAGGTCATTGCCGGCAAGGACAAGGGCAAGACCGGAGAAGTTCTGCGCACCTTGCCCAATGAAAACCGCGTGATCGTGGAAGGCGTGAACATGCGCACGCGCCACGTGAAGCCCACCCAAGAAGGTGAGAGCGGACGGATCGTCACCGAAGAAGCATCACTGCATGCCTCCAACGTGATGCTCTACTCCACCACAAAAAAGGTGGCCAGCCGAGTCGAGCTGATCACCGAGAAAGACGGCAGCAAGAAGCGCCGCCTCAAGAAAACAGGCGAGGTGATCGACTGA
- the rplN gene encoding 50S ribosomal protein L14, with product MIQQESFLTVADNSGAKRIQCIRVLGTNRRYAHVGDVIVAAVKDAMPNMGVKKSDVVKAVVVRTKATLRRDTGNSIRFDDNAAVIINDDKNPKGTRVFGPVARELRERNFTKIVSLAPEVI from the coding sequence ATGATCCAACAGGAATCGTTCCTCACCGTCGCCGATAACAGCGGCGCCAAGCGCATCCAGTGCATCCGTGTGCTGGGCACCAACCGCCGCTACGCCCACGTGGGTGATGTGATCGTCGCCGCCGTCAAAGACGCCATGCCCAACATGGGCGTGAAAAAGTCCGATGTAGTCAAAGCTGTGGTGGTTCGCACCAAGGCGACCCTGCGTCGTGACACCGGAAATTCGATCCGGTTCGACGACAACGCCGCCGTGATCATCAACGACGACAAGAACCCCAAGGGCACCCGCGTCTTCGGTCCCGTTGCCCGTGAGCTGCGCGAGCGCAACTTCACCAAAATCGTGTCCCTCGCTCCGGAGGTGATCTGA
- the rpsQ gene encoding 30S ribosomal protein S17 yields the protein MALKERVGTVVSDKMDKTVVVAVENRFPHPIYQKTVSRTTRYKAHDEDNSVRVGDRVRITETRPLSRHKRWAVAEVLSHSPKAEEGQK from the coding sequence ATGGCACTCAAGGAAAGGGTCGGCACCGTCGTCAGCGACAAGATGGACAAAACGGTGGTGGTGGCGGTGGAAAACCGCTTCCCACATCCCATCTATCAAAAGACGGTGAGCCGCACCACCCGCTACAAAGCTCATGACGAGGACAACAGTGTTCGCGTCGGAGACAGGGTTCGCATCACCGAAACTCGCCCGCTCAGCCGCCACAAGCGCTGGGCCGTCGCCGAGGTGCTTAGCCACAGCCCCAAGGCTGAGGAGGGTCAAAAATGA
- the rpmC gene encoding 50S ribosomal protein L29, whose amino-acid sequence MARPNASELRQLSDADITEQINGLRRELFDLRFQQATRQLGNTHRFKQSRIKLAQLLTVQKERQSSTAS is encoded by the coding sequence ATGGCACGTCCCAACGCTTCCGAGCTGCGTCAGCTCTCCGACGCAGACATCACTGAACAGATCAACGGTCTTCGCCGTGAACTGTTCGATCTGCGCTTCCAGCAAGCCACCCGGCAGCTGGGCAACACCCACCGTTTCAAGCAGAGCCGCATCAAGCTGGCTCAGCTGCTGACGGTGCAGAAGGAGCGTCAAAGCTCCACCGCCTCCTGA
- the rplP gene encoding 50S ribosomal protein L16, with the protein MLSPKRVKFRKQQRGRMRGVATRGNTIAFGQFALQAQECGWITSRQIEASRRAMTRYVKRGGKIWIRIFPDKPVTMRPAETRMGSGKGNPEFWVAVIKPGRILFEMGGDEITPEIAREAMRLAQYKLPVKTKFISLDEQEQSTGANAPAAAAATVES; encoded by the coding sequence ATGCTGAGTCCAAAACGCGTCAAATTCCGCAAGCAGCAACGCGGCCGTATGCGTGGCGTCGCCACCCGTGGCAACACCATCGCTTTCGGTCAGTTCGCTCTGCAGGCACAAGAATGTGGCTGGATCACCTCGCGTCAGATCGAGGCCAGCCGTCGTGCCATGACCCGCTACGTCAAGCGTGGCGGCAAGATCTGGATCCGAATTTTCCCGGACAAACCGGTCACCATGCGACCTGCCGAAACCCGCATGGGTTCTGGTAAGGGCAACCCAGAATTCTGGGTCGCTGTGATCAAACCCGGTCGGATTCTCTTCGAAATGGGTGGTGACGAAATCACCCCTGAAATCGCACGGGAAGCGATGCGCCTTGCGCAATACAAGCTCCCTGTGAAGACCAAGTTCATCAGCCTCGATGAACAGGAGCAGTCCACCGGAGCGAACGCTCCGGCCGCTGCTGCCGCCACCGTGGAGTCCTGA
- the rpsC gene encoding 30S ribosomal protein S3 has translation MGHKIHPTGLRLGITQEHRSRWYASSKSYPTLLQEDDRIRKFIHKKYGSAGISDVLIARKADQLEVELKTARPGVLVGRQGSGIEDLRSGIQKTVGDPNRQVRINVVEVERVDADAFLLAEYIAQQLEKRVAFRRTIRMAVQRAQRAGVLGLKIQVSGRLNGAEIARTEWTREGRVPLHTLRADIDYATKVASTTYGVLGIKVWVFKGEVLGDEAQQQLPVGATPRRRAGRRPQQFEDRSNEG, from the coding sequence ATGGGACACAAAATCCATCCAACCGGCTTACGCCTGGGGATCACCCAGGAGCACCGGTCCCGCTGGTACGCCTCCAGCAAAAGTTATCCGACCCTCCTCCAAGAGGATGATCGGATCCGCAAGTTCATCCACAAGAAGTACGGCTCCGCCGGCATCAGTGATGTCCTGATCGCCCGCAAGGCCGATCAGCTCGAAGTGGAGCTCAAAACCGCACGTCCCGGCGTGTTGGTGGGTCGCCAAGGCAGCGGCATTGAGGATCTTCGCTCCGGTATCCAGAAAACTGTTGGTGATCCAAACCGTCAGGTTCGGATCAACGTGGTTGAAGTGGAGCGGGTCGATGCCGACGCGTTCCTGTTGGCCGAATACATCGCCCAACAACTGGAAAAGCGGGTGGCCTTCCGCCGCACAATCCGCATGGCCGTGCAGCGAGCCCAACGGGCTGGCGTTCTCGGCCTCAAGATCCAGGTGTCCGGTCGCCTCAACGGTGCCGAGATTGCTCGGACCGAGTGGACCCGTGAAGGGCGTGTTCCCCTGCACACCCTGCGCGCTGACATCGACTACGCCACCAAGGTGGCCAGCACGACCTACGGCGTGCTGGGCATCAAGGTTTGGGTGTTCAAGGGCGAAGTGCTGGGGGATGAAGCCCAGCAGCAACTGCCTGTGGGGGCAACCCCGCGGCGTCGGGCCGGCCGCAGGCCCCAACAGTTCGAAGACCGCTCCAACGAGGGGTGA
- the rplV gene encoding 50S ribosomal protein L22, translating into MTTSSPTATTAQAHGRFIRGSVSKVRRVLDQIRGRTYRDALIMLEFMPYRSTGPITKVLRSAVANAEHNLGLDPSTLVISQASADMGPSMKRYRPRAQGRAYAIKKQTCHISIAVASQTDS; encoded by the coding sequence ATGACAACGTCATCCCCAACGGCAACCACCGCCCAGGCCCACGGCCGCTTCATCCGCGGCTCCGTGTCCAAGGTGCGGCGGGTGCTCGATCAGATCCGCGGACGCACCTATCGCGATGCGCTGATCATGCTCGAGTTCATGCCCTATCGCTCCACCGGCCCGATCACCAAGGTGCTGCGTTCCGCAGTGGCCAACGCCGAGCACAACCTCGGCCTTGACCCTTCCACCTTGGTGATCTCCCAGGCCAGCGCCGATATGGGTCCCTCCATGAAGCGCTATCGGCCCCGCGCCCAGGGTCGCGCCTACGCGATCAAAAAGCAGACCTGTCACATCAGCATTGCTGTGGCATCCCAGACCGACTCCTGA
- the rpsS gene encoding 30S ribosomal protein S19: MGRSLKKGPFIADSLLRKVEKQNAADDKSVIKTWSRASTILPMMIGHTIAVHNGKTHVPVFVTEQMVGHKLGEFAPTRTFKGHIKDKKGGR; this comes from the coding sequence ATGGGACGTTCACTTAAAAAAGGCCCTTTCATCGCTGACAGCCTTCTTCGCAAGGTTGAAAAGCAAAATGCCGCCGACGACAAGTCGGTGATCAAAACGTGGTCCAGGGCCTCCACGATTCTGCCGATGATGATCGGCCACACCATTGCCGTTCACAACGGCAAAACCCACGTGCCGGTCTTCGTGACCGAGCAGATGGTCGGTCACAAGCTGGGCGAATTCGCTCCGACCCGCACCTTCAAGGGCCACATCAAAGACAAGAAAGGAGGCCGCTGA
- the rplB gene encoding 50S ribosomal protein L2 — protein MAIRTFRPYTPGTRTRVVTDFSEVTGRKPERSLVVSKHRRKGRNNRGVITCRHRGGGHKRQYRVVDFRRNKHGVPAKVAAIHYDPHRNARLALLFYTDGEKRYILAPAGVTVGQTVISGPDAPIEDGNAMPLSSVPLGSSVHCVELYAGRGGQMVRTAGASAQVMAKEGDYVALKLPSTEVRLVRRECYATLGEVGNSEIRNTSLGKAGRRRWLGRRPQVRGSVMNPCDHPHGGGEGRAPIGRSGPVTPWGKPALGLKTRKRNKPSNKFVLRKRRKTSKRSRGGRDS, from the coding sequence ATGGCAATTCGCACTTTCCGCCCCTACACCCCCGGAACCCGCACCCGGGTGGTCACCGACTTCAGTGAAGTCACCGGCCGCAAGCCGGAACGCTCACTTGTGGTGTCCAAGCACCGCCGCAAGGGACGCAACAACCGCGGCGTGATCACCTGCCGCCATCGCGGCGGTGGCCACAAGCGGCAGTACCGCGTCGTTGATTTCCGACGCAACAAGCACGGTGTGCCCGCCAAGGTGGCGGCCATCCATTACGACCCACACCGCAATGCGCGGCTGGCGCTGCTCTTCTACACCGATGGCGAGAAGCGTTACATCCTTGCCCCTGCTGGTGTCACGGTCGGACAAACCGTGATTTCAGGGCCTGATGCCCCGATCGAGGACGGCAATGCCATGCCGCTCTCCTCCGTGCCGCTCGGTTCGAGCGTGCATTGCGTCGAGCTGTATGCCGGACGCGGAGGCCAAATGGTGCGCACGGCCGGTGCCAGTGCCCAGGTGATGGCCAAGGAAGGCGACTATGTCGCCCTCAAGCTGCCCTCCACTGAGGTACGCCTGGTCCGGCGTGAGTGCTACGCCACGCTGGGCGAAGTCGGTAACTCCGAAATTCGCAACACCAGCCTTGGCAAGGCCGGTCGTCGCCGCTGGCTGGGACGTCGTCCCCAGGTGCGAGGCAGTGTGATGAACCCTTGCGACCACCCCCATGGTGGTGGTGAGGGTCGGGCACCCATCGGCCGCTCTGGTCCTGTCACGCCCTGGGGCAAACCTGCCCTGGGTCTGAAGACCCGCAAGCGCAACAAGCCGAGTAACAAGTTCGTCCTCCGGAAGCGTCGCAAGACGTCCAAGCGGAGCCGTGGCGGACGCGACTCCTGA
- a CDS encoding 50S ribosomal protein L23 — MTERFTGRLADVIRRPLITEKATRALELNQYTFEVDHRAAKPDIKAAVEQLFDVKVTGISTMNPPRRSRRVGRFAGKRAQVKKAVVRLAEGNSIQLFPES, encoded by the coding sequence ATGACTGAGCGCTTCACCGGACGCCTGGCGGATGTGATCCGCCGGCCGCTGATCACAGAAAAAGCCACCCGTGCGCTGGAACTCAACCAGTACACCTTTGAGGTGGATCACCGAGCTGCCAAGCCAGACATCAAAGCTGCTGTTGAACAACTCTTCGATGTCAAGGTCACCGGCATCAGCACCATGAACCCTCCTCGCCGCAGCCGTCGGGTCGGCCGTTTCGCCGGCAAGCGTGCGCAGGTGAAAAAGGCCGTGGTGCGCCTCGCCGAAGGCAACTCCATCCAACTCTTCCCTGAGTCCTGA
- the rplD gene encoding 50S ribosomal protein L4: MANCVVRDWQGKETGKASLDLKVAKETTALDLMHRAVLRQQAHSRQGTASTLTRAEVRGGGRKPYKQKGTGRARQGSIRTPLRPGGGIVFGPKPRTYNLAMNRKERRLALRTALMARIDDVTVVKDFGASLEAPKTREITDALGRLGIEAGSKVLIVVGEPSDVLRRSVRNLEKVKLIAANQLNVFDLLHANALVLGEEALATIQEVYGDD; this comes from the coding sequence ATGGCTAACTGTGTAGTCCGCGACTGGCAGGGCAAGGAAACCGGCAAGGCCTCCCTGGACCTGAAGGTCGCCAAAGAGACCACAGCCCTCGATCTGATGCACCGTGCGGTTCTGCGTCAGCAGGCCCACAGCCGTCAGGGCACTGCAAGCACCCTGACCCGGGCCGAAGTTCGCGGTGGCGGTCGCAAGCCTTACAAGCAGAAAGGCACTGGCCGGGCTCGTCAGGGTTCGATCCGTACGCCTCTCCGTCCCGGTGGCGGCATCGTGTTTGGACCGAAGCCCCGCACCTACAACCTTGCGATGAACCGAAAGGAGCGTCGCTTGGCCCTGCGCACCGCGCTGATGGCTCGCATCGACGACGTCACGGTGGTCAAGGATTTCGGAGCATCCCTGGAAGCTCCGAAGACTCGGGAAATCACCGATGCCCTCGGACGCCTGGGCATCGAAGCCGGGTCCAAAGTTCTGATCGTGGTGGGGGAACCCTCGGACGTGCTGCGTCGTTCCGTCCGCAACCTCGAGAAGGTGAAGCTGATTGCAGCCAACCAACTCAACGTCTTCGACCTGCTCCATGCCAACGCGCTGGTGCTGGGAGAAGAGGCTCTCGCAACCATCCAGGAGGTTTACGGCGATGACTGA
- the rplC gene encoding 50S ribosomal protein L3, whose product MSIGILGKKLGMSQLFDEQGKAVPVTLIEAGPCRITQLKTTETDGYIAVQIGFGDTREKLVNKPAKGHLAKSGEGVLRHLSEYRVDDVNGLELGGAVTVGDFEAGQKVDVSGDTMGRGFAGYQKRHGFSRGPMTHGSKNHREPGSTGAGTTPGRIYPGKRMAGRYGGKKITTRGLTILRVDSDRNLLVVKGSVPGKPGALLNIRPANRVGAKPAKGGK is encoded by the coding sequence ATGTCCATCGGCATCCTTGGGAAGAAGCTGGGTATGTCCCAGCTCTTCGACGAGCAAGGCAAAGCCGTCCCGGTCACTCTGATCGAGGCGGGTCCTTGCCGGATCACCCAACTCAAAACAACAGAAACGGACGGCTACATCGCCGTCCAGATCGGCTTCGGGGACACCCGCGAAAAGCTGGTCAACAAACCAGCCAAAGGGCACCTCGCCAAATCCGGCGAGGGTGTGCTCCGTCACCTCAGTGAATACCGCGTTGACGATGTCAACGGTCTGGAACTCGGCGGTGCAGTCACCGTGGGTGACTTCGAAGCCGGCCAAAAGGTTGACGTCAGCGGCGACACGATGGGACGCGGCTTTGCCGGTTACCAGAAGCGTCATGGCTTCAGTCGCGGTCCGATGACGCACGGTTCCAAAAATCATCGGGAACCAGGCTCCACCGGCGCTGGTACAACGCCGGGTCGCATCTATCCCGGCAAGCGCATGGCTGGCCGTTATGGCGGCAAGAAGATCACCACACGGGGGCTCACCATCCTCCGAGTGGACAGTGATCGCAATCTGTTGGTAGTGAAGGGCTCCGTTCCAGGCAAGCCCGGAGCGCTGCTCAACATCCGCCCCGCCAATCGCGTGGGTGCCAAGCCCGCCAAAGGAGGTAAGTGA
- a CDS encoding NAD(P)H-quinone oxidoreductase subunit N — protein MPLLLSGRGFRRELESVGCMAVHAPLEGGAETRLLRRLRAAGYRTHLSSARGLGDPEVFLLQKHGVRPPHLGHQSVGRGAAVGEVQEVMPQLGEALLGDKPVVLWLLEGQVLSRSELLTLCDLSRREPRLKIVVEMGGARSLRWQPMTQLLGA, from the coding sequence ATGCCGCTGCTGCTTTCAGGTCGGGGTTTCCGCCGTGAGCTGGAGTCCGTGGGATGTATGGCTGTTCATGCCCCTCTCGAAGGAGGCGCTGAGACGCGTCTGCTCCGACGCCTGCGCGCGGCTGGCTATCGCACCCACTTGAGCTCCGCTCGCGGGCTTGGCGATCCCGAGGTGTTCCTGCTTCAGAAACACGGGGTGCGCCCGCCCCATCTGGGTCACCAGAGCGTCGGACGCGGTGCCGCCGTTGGAGAGGTTCAGGAAGTGATGCCTCAGCTCGGGGAAGCTCTTCTTGGCGATAAGCCTGTCGTGCTCTGGTTGCTGGAAGGCCAGGTTCTATCCCGCTCCGAACTTCTCACGCTCTGCGATCTCAGCCGACGAGAGCCCCGTCTCAAGATTGTTGTGGAAATGGGGGGAGCCAGGAGTTTGCGCTGGCAGCCGATGACCCAGCTGCTCGGGGCCTGA
- a CDS encoding LdpA C-terminal domain-containing domain produces MICGASNQDLASISDLCAVYAAAGVHCVDVAADAAVVHAARLGLNCARERTGSSPWLMVSVSDGSDVHFRKAVFDPALCPPDCPRPCERVCPADAITADRGVEASVCYGCGRCLPACPQQLIHAEEHQVGLEGLSQLLQELQPDALEIHTAPERSVAFERTLLAVAASRVPLRRLAVSCGLEGHGVTPAALARELWHRHGALRRQGMRPLWQLDGRPMSGDVGAGTARAALRLWQQLRTIAPPGPLQLAGGTNDVTISLLQTLDPSVQVRPSGVAFGGMARALLQPLLVQAESRQTSLRDWPTGWEKAVTLARSLVAPWLQRV; encoded by the coding sequence TTGATCTGTGGTGCCAGCAATCAGGATCTGGCCTCAATCAGCGACCTGTGTGCTGTGTATGCGGCTGCGGGTGTGCATTGCGTGGATGTCGCGGCCGATGCGGCGGTGGTGCATGCGGCTCGCCTCGGACTGAACTGCGCCCGAGAGCGCACTGGATCCTCTCCCTGGTTGATGGTCAGCGTCAGCGACGGATCCGATGTTCATTTTCGCAAGGCTGTCTTTGACCCAGCGTTGTGCCCCCCCGACTGCCCGAGGCCTTGTGAACGGGTCTGCCCCGCTGACGCCATCACTGCGGATAGAGGCGTTGAGGCCAGCGTTTGTTATGGATGTGGGCGCTGTCTTCCTGCCTGTCCCCAGCAGCTCATCCACGCTGAGGAGCACCAGGTCGGACTCGAGGGTTTGAGTCAATTGCTTCAGGAGCTGCAGCCGGATGCTCTGGAAATTCACACGGCACCGGAGCGAAGCGTTGCTTTCGAACGCACGCTGCTTGCGGTGGCAGCATCCCGTGTCCCCCTGCGTCGCTTGGCTGTCAGCTGTGGGCTGGAGGGCCATGGCGTCACTCCAGCAGCTCTGGCGAGGGAGCTCTGGCATCGTCATGGCGCTCTGCGTCGACAGGGCATGCGACCCCTCTGGCAATTGGATGGCCGGCCGATGAGCGGGGATGTGGGGGCTGGGACGGCCCGTGCCGCCCTGCGGCTCTGGCAGCAGCTGCGCACGATCGCTCCTCCAGGACCATTGCAGCTGGCCGGAGGCACCAACGATGTGACGATCAGCCTTCTGCAAACGCTGGATCCATCGGTCCAGGTACGACCCTCAGGCGTGGCGTTTGGCGGGATGGCTCGGGCGCTCCTCCAGCCCCTGCTTGTACAGGCGGAGTCTCGTCAGACCTCACTGCGGGACTGGCCAACGGGTTGGGAGAAAGCCGTGACGCTGGCCCGTTCTCTCGTTGCACCCTGGTTGCAGAGGGTCTGA